From Gemmatimonadaceae bacterium, a single genomic window includes:
- a CDS encoding exosortase/archaeosortase family protein has protein sequence MTIPASSTAPSGASSSTATAANRPAEHDPRELIAKAVAGLRAQAPVDLAAHGLTALMFVLLFAKPAKLLADAWWNDPNSGHGLLLAPLSLWFALKSGVRDDAKPQRGLGIAILIAAVLFRYAADLAAELFVMRGSMIMALAGLVVWYAGFRQLLHWWLPFTLVSLSVPIPEVILNTVALPLQFTASKLGAALLKWRQIPVLMNGNVIRIPGQELFVAEACSGLRSLTALISLSVLLGAMFLDRWPTRLLLVCVAIPVAILVNGVRVFLTGFLVLFVSPEAGKGFMHTSEGMVMFGAAFLITSMIAWALGGAERLLPTRRTA, from the coding sequence GTGACCATTCCCGCATCGTCCACTGCACCCTCGGGTGCCTCCAGCAGTACGGCCACGGCCGCCAATCGGCCCGCGGAGCACGATCCGCGGGAGCTGATTGCGAAGGCCGTCGCCGGTCTGCGCGCGCAGGCGCCGGTTGATCTCGCCGCACACGGGCTCACTGCCCTGATGTTCGTGCTGCTCTTCGCCAAGCCGGCCAAGCTGTTGGCTGATGCCTGGTGGAACGACCCCAACTCCGGCCATGGGCTTCTGCTCGCGCCGTTGTCGCTGTGGTTCGCGCTCAAGAGTGGCGTGCGCGACGACGCCAAGCCGCAGCGCGGGCTGGGCATCGCGATTCTGATTGCTGCGGTGCTGTTCCGTTACGCTGCCGATCTCGCCGCTGAGCTGTTCGTGATGCGCGGCTCGATGATCATGGCGCTGGCGGGGCTCGTGGTGTGGTACGCGGGCTTCCGGCAGTTGCTGCATTGGTGGCTGCCGTTCACGCTGGTGTCTCTCTCCGTTCCGATTCCGGAAGTGATTCTGAACACGGTCGCGTTGCCGTTGCAGTTCACAGCGTCCAAGCTAGGTGCTGCGCTACTCAAGTGGCGTCAGATTCCGGTGCTGATGAACGGGAATGTGATTCGGATTCCGGGGCAAGAGTTGTTTGTGGCGGAAGCTTGCAGTGGGCTGCGATCTTTGACTGCGCTAATCAGTCTGAGCGTCCTGCTCGGAGCGATGTTCCTTGATAGGTGGCCGACAAGGCTACTGTTGGTGTGCGTCGCCATACCCGTTGCTATTCTGGTGAACGGGGTACGCGTTTTTCTTACAGGATTCCTCGTGCTCTTTGTAAGCCCTGAAGCCGGGAAAGGCTTCATGCACACTAGCGAGGGTATGGTCATGTTTGGCGCCGCGTTCCTGATCACATCAATGATCGCATGGGCGTTGGGTGGCGCAGAAAGGCTACTGCCGACCCGGAGGACGGCGTGA
- a CDS encoding EpsI family protein encodes MKLLGMIPAVVLGSGALLISGMRPQKSMQPQRTLGSVARVLDRVEGKDIPIAAEERKVAGMSHYLLREYSVPQLGAVTLYIGYYDRQVQGKAIHSPKNCLPGAGWEIISSERVPLKSVTPAIVNEVLLANKGTRALVLYWYQGRGRVESSEYRVKWDLLRDAALFGRTEEALVRLVIPLNAESRTDDEKAMGFAKQRGRQLAAVAVAVADSVMPRGPRDEANQ; translated from the coding sequence GTGAAACTCCTAGGTATGATCCCTGCGGTCGTGCTCGGCTCCGGTGCTCTGCTCATTAGCGGAATGCGTCCGCAGAAGAGCATGCAGCCACAGCGAACATTGGGCTCAGTTGCTCGGGTCCTCGACCGAGTAGAGGGTAAGGACATACCGATCGCTGCCGAAGAGCGCAAAGTAGCCGGCATGTCACACTACCTCCTTCGAGAGTACTCCGTGCCGCAGCTCGGGGCGGTTACGCTTTACATCGGCTATTACGACCGCCAAGTGCAAGGGAAAGCGATTCACTCACCCAAGAATTGCCTCCCAGGGGCTGGCTGGGAAATCATCAGTAGTGAGCGCGTACCCTTGAAGTCGGTTACTCCGGCGATCGTCAACGAGGTGCTCTTGGCCAACAAGGGTACACGAGCTCTGGTATTGTACTGGTACCAAGGCCGCGGAAGGGTGGAGAGCAGTGAGTACCGCGTAAAGTGGGATCTGTTGAGGGATGCGGCACTGTTCGGAAGAACGGAGGAGGCGCTCGTCCGACTTGTAATCCCGCTTAATGCGGAGTCTCGGACAGACGACGAAAAAGCGATGGGGTTTGCAAAGCAGCGGGGCCGCCAACTTGCCGCTGTTGCGGTAGCCGTCGCCGATAGTGTCATGCCTCGAGGTCCAAGGGACGAGGCGAATCAGTGA
- the metH gene encoding methionine synthase, with product MSTQALPVSVPDAPRAARLARLEQLLAARILLLDGAMGTMLQRHRLQEADYRGTGRFADWPTDLKGNNDLLVLTQPEIVAEVHRQYLAAGADILETNTFNANAISMADYGMEALSYELNVAGAALARRVADEFEAQDPSRPRFVAGVLGPTNRTASISPEVENPGARNVTFDQLVDAYMEATRGLVDGGADLLLVETIFDTLNVKAALFALEQYFEESGNRLPVMISGTITDASGRTLSGQTAEAFWTSLAHIKPISFGFNCALGADQLRQYVQELSRIADCYVSAHPNAGLPNAFGGYDETPEMMAEQIGEWARSGIVNIVGGCCGTTPDHIAAIARAVEGVKPRAVPSVEPLLRLSGLEPFNISATTNFVNVGERTNVTGSARFAKLILEGQYSEALTVARQQVESGAQVIDVNMDEGLLDAVHAMSTFLNLMASEPDISRVPVMIDSSKWSVIEAGLKCLQGKGIVNSISLKEGEAEFLRQARLVRRYGAAVIVMAFDEQGQADTVERKVEICTRAYKLLTEQVGFPPQDIIFDPNIFAIGTGIEEHAGYAVAYFEATRQIKATLPHAKISGGVSNVSFSFRGNNPLREAIHAVFLYHGVKAGMDMGIVNAGQLIPYDEIPADLRGRVEDLVLNRRADATERLMDVADQVKGRVKAEEDVAWRKLPVQERLSHALVHGIDAFVVDDTEEARQEASHPLDVIEGPLMRGMNVVGDLFGAGKMFLPQVVKSARVMKKAVAHLIPFIEAQKRADSKPAGRVLMATVKGDVHDIGKNIVGVVLQCNGYEVVDMGVMQSCAAILDKAREVNADVIGLSGLITPSLEEMSFVASEMERQGFTIPLLIGGATTSKAHTSLKIEPVYSGPVVHVLDASRAVGVTSNLLSDERRDAFVAEIRREYAGIREAREARGGAERLVPIEAARANRAKIDLSVPVPVPTFTGPRTLAPYPLEDLVPYIDWTPFFQTWELAGHYPAILDDPVVGPSARTLFADAQELLQRIVRENRLEARAAFGFWPANAEGDDIVVYTDETRETVAARLHMLRQQIDKKGDGRPNYSLSDFVAPRDSGVLDYIGAFAVTTGHGMEALVAEFDAQHDDYGSIMAKALADRLAEAFAERLHERVRTEFWGYAAGESLDSEGLIKERYQGIRPAPGYPACPDHREKGTLFALAEVADRAGMALTESFAMTPGASVSGWYFWRPESTYFGVGKLLPDQLADYAARRGDTEQDPRFTAVLAAG from the coding sequence ACCCGAGATCGTCGCCGAGGTCCACCGCCAGTACCTGGCGGCCGGGGCCGATATCCTCGAGACCAACACTTTCAATGCCAACGCCATTTCCATGGCCGACTATGGCATGGAGGCGCTTTCCTACGAGCTGAACGTGGCCGGCGCCGCCCTGGCGCGCCGCGTGGCCGATGAGTTCGAAGCGCAGGATCCGAGCCGCCCCCGCTTCGTAGCCGGCGTGCTGGGCCCGACCAACCGCACGGCGTCGATTTCCCCTGAAGTGGAAAATCCGGGCGCCCGCAATGTCACCTTCGATCAGTTGGTCGACGCCTACATGGAGGCGACCCGCGGCCTGGTGGACGGCGGCGCTGACCTGCTGCTCGTCGAAACGATCTTCGACACCCTGAACGTCAAGGCCGCCCTTTTCGCCTTGGAGCAGTACTTCGAGGAATCCGGAAATCGGCTGCCTGTGATGATTTCGGGCACAATTACCGATGCGTCTGGCCGGACGCTCTCCGGTCAGACCGCCGAGGCTTTCTGGACCTCCCTCGCCCACATCAAGCCCATCTCCTTCGGCTTCAACTGTGCCCTCGGCGCCGATCAGCTCCGGCAGTATGTCCAGGAGCTCTCGCGCATCGCCGATTGCTACGTGTCCGCGCACCCCAATGCCGGCCTCCCGAACGCCTTTGGCGGCTACGACGAAACGCCGGAGATGATGGCCGAGCAGATCGGCGAGTGGGCGCGGAGTGGGATCGTGAACATCGTGGGTGGCTGCTGCGGTACCACCCCTGATCACATCGCCGCCATCGCCAGGGCGGTCGAAGGGGTCAAGCCGCGCGCCGTACCCAGCGTGGAGCCACTGCTCCGCCTGTCCGGCCTCGAGCCGTTCAACATCAGCGCCACCACGAACTTTGTGAACGTGGGTGAGCGGACCAACGTGACCGGCTCGGCGCGCTTCGCCAAGCTGATTCTCGAAGGTCAGTACAGCGAAGCGCTCACGGTCGCGCGCCAGCAGGTCGAGAGTGGCGCCCAGGTCATCGACGTGAACATGGATGAAGGGCTGCTCGACGCGGTGCACGCGATGAGCACGTTCCTGAATCTCATGGCCAGCGAGCCGGATATTTCGCGTGTGCCGGTGATGATCGACTCGAGCAAGTGGAGCGTGATCGAAGCTGGTCTCAAGTGCCTGCAGGGGAAGGGCATTGTGAACTCCATCTCGCTCAAGGAAGGCGAGGCAGAGTTTCTGCGGCAGGCGCGGCTCGTGCGCCGCTACGGCGCGGCCGTGATCGTGATGGCGTTCGACGAACAGGGCCAGGCCGATACGGTGGAGCGCAAGGTCGAGATCTGCACCCGTGCCTACAAGCTGCTCACGGAGCAGGTTGGCTTTCCGCCGCAGGACATCATCTTTGATCCGAATATCTTCGCTATCGGTACCGGTATCGAAGAACATGCCGGCTATGCGGTGGCGTACTTCGAGGCCACCAGGCAGATCAAGGCCACCCTGCCGCACGCCAAGATCAGCGGTGGTGTGAGCAACGTGAGCTTCTCGTTCCGCGGCAACAATCCGCTGCGCGAAGCGATCCACGCCGTGTTCCTGTACCATGGCGTGAAGGCCGGCATGGACATGGGCATCGTGAACGCGGGGCAGCTGATCCCGTACGACGAGATTCCGGCCGATCTGCGCGGGCGCGTTGAAGACCTCGTACTCAATCGCCGCGCCGATGCCACCGAACGGCTGATGGACGTCGCCGATCAGGTGAAGGGGCGGGTGAAGGCCGAGGAAGATGTGGCGTGGCGCAAGCTGCCGGTGCAGGAGCGCCTGTCACACGCGCTGGTGCACGGCATCGATGCCTTCGTGGTGGACGACACCGAGGAAGCGCGTCAGGAAGCGTCGCATCCGCTTGATGTGATTGAAGGGCCGCTCATGCGCGGCATGAACGTGGTGGGCGACTTGTTCGGAGCCGGCAAGATGTTCCTGCCGCAGGTCGTGAAGAGTGCCCGTGTCATGAAGAAGGCGGTGGCGCACCTCATTCCGTTCATCGAGGCGCAGAAGCGTGCCGACAGCAAGCCGGCCGGCCGCGTGCTTATGGCCACGGTCAAGGGCGACGTGCATGACATCGGCAAGAACATCGTGGGCGTGGTGCTGCAGTGTAACGGCTACGAAGTCGTGGACATGGGGGTGATGCAGAGCTGCGCGGCCATTCTCGACAAGGCGCGCGAGGTGAACGCCGATGTCATCGGCCTCTCGGGGCTCATCACGCCCAGCCTCGAAGAGATGAGCTTTGTGGCGAGCGAGATGGAGCGGCAGGGCTTCACCATTCCGCTGCTCATCGGTGGCGCCACCACCAGCAAGGCACACACCTCGCTCAAGATCGAGCCCGTGTACAGCGGCCCCGTCGTGCATGTGCTCGATGCGTCGCGTGCCGTGGGTGTGACGAGCAACCTGCTGAGCGACGAGCGCCGTGATGCGTTCGTGGCGGAGATCCGCCGCGAGTATGCGGGCATTCGCGAGGCGCGTGAGGCGCGCGGTGGGGCGGAGCGGCTGGTGCCGATCGAGGCGGCCCGCGCCAACCGGGCCAAGATCGACCTTTCTGTCCCGGTACCGGTGCCGACCTTCACAGGCCCGCGCACGCTGGCCCCGTACCCGCTGGAGGATCTGGTTCCGTACATCGACTGGACCCCGTTCTTCCAAACCTGGGAACTGGCCGGCCACTACCCAGCCATCCTGGATGACCCCGTCGTGGGCCCCTCGGCGCGGACCCTCTTTGCCGATGCCCAGGAGCTGCTCCAGCGGATCGTGCGGGAGAACCGGCTCGAAGCCCGGGCTGCCTTTGGCTTTTGGCCGGCGAACGCGGAGGGAGACGACATCGTCGTGTACACCGACGAGACCCGCGAGACTGTTGCGGCGCGGCTACACATGCTGCGGCAGCAGATCGACAAAAAGGGTGACGGTCGCCCGAATTACAGCCTCTCCGATTTCGTCGCGCCGCGTGACAGTGGCGTACTCGACTATATCGGCGCCTTTGCCGTGACCACCGGTCATGGGATGGAGGCGCTGGTCGCCGAGTTCGACGCCCAGCACGACGATTACGGGTCGATCATGGCCAAGGCCCTGGCCGACCGCCTCGCCGAGGCCTTCGCCGAGCGGCTGCACGAGCGCGTGCGCACCGAATTCTGGGGGTATGCGGCCGGCGAGTCGCTGGACAGCGAGGGGCTCATCAAGGAGCGCTATCAGGGGATTCGGCCGGCGCCCGGGTACCCGGCGTGTCCCGACCACCGGGAGAAGGGCACTCTCTTTGCTCTGGCTGAGGTGGCCGACCGGGCCGGCATGGCGCTCACCGAGAGCTTTGCCATGACGCCGGGCGCCAGTGTCAGCGGCTGGTACTTCTGGCGCCCCGAGTCGACGTATTTCGGGGTCGGGAAGCTCCTGCCGGACCAGCTGGCGGACTACGCGGCCCGCCGGGGGGATACCGAGCAGGACCCCCGGTTTACCGCGGTGCTGGCTGCGGGGTAG